The following proteins are co-located in the Bacillus pumilus genome:
- a CDS encoding non-ribosomal peptide synthetase, which yields MKPSTINQSSVHESMDAILQDVKTTILQTNEIERFAVFSREKTIRPRPYHLSHLFLDNHFEQEAAAESIHTQTAAPALADMPPALSYGGDLDVTTGAQTLQDVLTEAAKTTNGLTYIVNSENELKQSYARLKEDAERVLTGLRELGLKAGDPVFFQFSSNHAMVTAFWACVLGGFVPTLVSAAPTYREMNAAVKKLHHAWELLEHPLILTDESLIEEVQGLALLWHTDQLHVAAVEPMLSLERDTEAHPAAPDDSVFFILTSGSTGMPKCVEHSHRSVLANVKGTVAANQFTQEDVSLDWMPLDHIGGIVMFHLVNVYTGCEQIRARTDDFIAQPLRWLDWMDRYRATKTWAPNFAFAMINDYEKEISSGSWDLSAMTCMINGAEAVVPKTIHRFLHLLAPHGLKGDVIRPAFGMSEISSAVVFSFAIERGDENSGVLTFEETSLTEQLRPAEARETGTVSFTELGRPIPGITIRIVNHQQELLLEDHIGSVQIKGLTTMKGYYKNDEANQEVFQTDGWFHTGDLGFLHEGRLTLTGREKDMIIINGKNYHNYEIEAIAEEVPGVETSFVAACSVRMEASASDELILFFTPKLYEPSYIMRASQHIKSHIATKMGLSAWRIIPVQKHAFPKTSSGKIERAQLKTRWQEGEFDEIIKEMDIRLENEHTLPDWSYQKEWTPAPLDAAEKQITGDIVIFADALGLADQLRSLSNSEQTCITVEPGQEFTQLTHTHFIIHPNRPSDYEQLFETLRSYGVSVKHIIHLWNYTSQEDKLHVAKAKQVQKTGSMSALFLTKAISVYEEPVAVTFVSAHAMNLPEDHTHDVEKATTVGLMTAVQHEWPFIKVKCLDFSLTKSASSDSHASAIMAELTHDKYSHVAAYRGSVRYIPLLTPLHLEKEQKMKKPPFEASGLYVMTGGLGGIGRILSEHLLKSDQAHLVLLGRKEREALSAEQQDILTSLEKQAKDHGGTVLYEKVDITDAKEVEALISRQEVARAKRLDGIIHFAGIIQEELLADMTSVSLHDMYAAKVYGTIALHEAASKRQNVLFLSSSSARTLKGGMTVGAYCAANEFVEQFAHYQKLTSTVKPYCFSFSMWDEIGMSEGSMIKGILKERGYLPISKQAGFQTMLACLMTDASLIYTGLDRSKKEIQEMVHAEIQKEQAIYVFFKTDQTKAIEERLYHSIHTCLQSRLSGEYSVHLYPEECWKETEDGVPDEAFFNELIEESGQDSEDRAPQTETEKLLAHIWSELLDVSNISCGDHFFLLGGHSLKATQMLSAVRQRTGFDVPLAVLFEHTRLGELADWIDSHAKTDEAIPIRKMEKDQKIPMSYAQKRQWFLYQLEPDLPFYNNTISFRMNGPLDVKMLHSSLQHMVQRHESLRTSFTMSGDEPVQIIHEHMTNPELEVVDLSDIASQEEKEQKAAEWAKREAGTPFQLENEALFRVKLIRLSATDHVLLMSIHHIVSDGWSIGIAARELSEWYTAMIEGREPHLPPLPIQYADYALWQKEYLTGETLHKQLSYWKEQFAAPVEDLVLPYDHPRPAVQSYRGKTKKYRLSKSLSEQLAALSKKTDSTLYMTLLSAFSTLLHRLSSQDEFVIGSVIAGRNRTEMEHLIGFFVNTLALRIDHSGNPAFAELLERVKETTVGAYAHQDVPFEMVVDELNIVRDASKQPLFQVMFVLQNLPLEASPMGEATSVLAIEDNDTAKFDLSLFVFEGDEGLQLKLEYDADLFSEGTMDRFLRYYEHLLESICENPAQPIRQMNFLPEKEKHQLLYEWSGKTDQPAGSLLITERFEAQVKKTPHAVAIESQGEQWTYRELQEKVDRLAAYLQQRGVNPHEPVGLLIDRSPEMILGVLAIVKAGGAYVPIDPEYPESRIDYMLKDTGIQLLLTKNEWLKKVSISQTELICLDEGYEEFLSEAELMSAALKPDGLAYINYTSGSTGQPKGVLIPHQAVIRLVCETDYVTLDEHTRILQIASFSFDAFTYEIWGALLNGGRLILTERNTILSMDTLADTLKSYKITTGFLTVPLFNRLTEEHPEALSGFDALLVGGDALSAAHIRKALPYLPEGLLNGYGPTENTTFSCVHHIRALDEGQATVPIGQPIAYSQAYVLDDQLQPVPQGVIGEIYVGGTGLALGYLGDEEKTTQSFIPHPFQEGARLYKTGDMGRWLSNGIIDCLGRIDHQVKIRGHRVECGEIEAAMLSFEDIIECAVIPHQHESGHKRLIGYFVQKGAWTQQAIRQALKEMLPDYMVPSLLMELDELPLTPNGKVDQKRLPPPEWRQEEVDTPIDRAASEEERVLEKVWSQLLGAPSIGVHDNYFELGGDSIIVIQMVARLAQEGYTIQPRDVFEKQTISQLARAMKKADVSVSYDQSPITGDVRLLPIQSWFFEQSMTNQDYWNLSAHFEFKQSVPLKQLTQVLSKLVDHHDMLRAAYTKESDGTWIQTIREPGITPCITCFDLTDVSQEEALEQIRLETGACQGTLSLERGEVIKVILFHTSHDTSELFIAAHHLVMDGISWRIIQEDVLNGLKQLAAGQDIVLAKKTASYEQWADALYEYAQTDQLQEQASFWQKITDQEEEGSPFHTPALSNIEEHADILSVQLTKEQTDILLRQASQTYRTEVNDLLLSGLTQAVGKPILMTLEGHGREDLFEQMDLSRTVGWFTSSYPIFIPFIKTDIERQIKDVKETLRAVPQKGIGYGLLQYMTESRLLKTAAPQMSFNYLGQLDQTDGEVKLYLADERNGYVHDPKAERQHLIDVYGYVVNGQLQMNFMINRELLQHEDVRLLPERFKEKMEDILTHCIEARGGFTPSDFPMVQLTQKQIDELPDNVVDVYPLSPMQQGMLFHALLDQASQAYFGQVHMTLEGLTDGKAYEQAWNLLVERHSILRTRFAWEGLKEPVQLIQSEGSIHLTQHDVRHLSETDRKETIEHYLVSDRSKDFDLEHIDEPLIRIALFHCDEKKCTFVFSFHHILIDGWSLFSFIEESFALYRSLVDEREISLPAVRPYKDFIEWLQKQDQGKAHAFWKHYMSGVEEATPLPGDGEHASDQEAGITQVSVKLTPQMQRKLEEMTGTQKVTMSTLIQSAWGLLLHLHSGSEDVIFGVTVSGRPADLPEVESMTGLFINTLPLRLPIAPDWTIARLLAHTQETVFHMREFEYTVLPDIQQMTDIPSGESLFDSIVVFENYPIESIEPYGVRILDIASHEETNYDLTLVAVPGDTLELRVTYRLNQYTEKQIQTLMQQLIHTLEAMTEQVETPLSSFTIVTNEEKERMISDWARNAQVSVLYPDQEEVYSGVHDPSCETDIYVLSEEHQLMPIGFPGDIFIGAKDIKALCGELADWMETHKIPHPFKHQTGEYLYPTGDVGVWTEKSKIQILDWM from the coding sequence ATGAAACCATCAACCATTAACCAATCTAGTGTACATGAATCAATGGATGCGATTTTACAAGATGTAAAGACAACCATTTTACAAACCAACGAAATTGAACGCTTCGCTGTTTTTTCGCGTGAAAAAACCATTCGACCGCGGCCATATCACCTCTCTCATTTATTTCTCGACAATCATTTTGAGCAGGAGGCCGCAGCTGAATCGATACACACGCAAACGGCTGCGCCTGCTTTAGCTGACATGCCGCCCGCCCTTTCCTATGGAGGGGATCTAGATGTCACAACAGGAGCACAGACCTTGCAGGACGTCTTAACAGAGGCAGCAAAAACGACAAATGGACTCACCTATATCGTGAATAGCGAGAACGAACTCAAGCAATCCTACGCGCGGTTAAAGGAAGACGCTGAGCGGGTTCTGACGGGTTTAAGAGAGCTGGGTCTAAAGGCAGGCGATCCTGTTTTCTTTCAATTTTCATCGAATCATGCGATGGTGACTGCCTTTTGGGCATGTGTGTTAGGCGGATTTGTTCCGACACTTGTATCGGCTGCTCCGACCTACCGGGAGATGAATGCCGCAGTGAAGAAGCTCCATCATGCATGGGAGCTGCTAGAGCATCCGCTCATTTTAACAGATGAATCACTGATCGAAGAGGTGCAAGGCTTAGCTTTACTGTGGCACACAGATCAATTACATGTAGCAGCAGTCGAGCCGATGCTTTCTTTAGAAAGGGATACAGAGGCTCATCCTGCGGCGCCAGATGATTCCGTCTTTTTTATCTTAACGTCTGGAAGTACAGGGATGCCAAAATGCGTAGAGCATTCTCATAGAAGTGTGCTTGCGAATGTCAAAGGAACGGTGGCAGCCAATCAATTTACACAAGAGGATGTCTCGTTAGACTGGATGCCTTTAGACCATATTGGCGGTATTGTCATGTTCCACCTTGTCAATGTGTATACGGGCTGTGAGCAGATTCGGGCAAGAACAGATGATTTCATCGCTCAGCCGCTGCGCTGGCTTGACTGGATGGACCGCTACCGTGCAACGAAGACGTGGGCGCCTAACTTCGCGTTTGCGATGATCAATGATTATGAGAAAGAAATCTCTTCAGGGTCTTGGGACCTTTCTGCCATGACCTGCATGATCAATGGGGCAGAAGCAGTCGTACCGAAGACGATTCACCGGTTTTTACACCTGCTGGCTCCGCACGGCTTAAAGGGAGATGTCATCAGGCCGGCTTTCGGTATGTCTGAAATCTCATCAGCAGTTGTCTTCTCCTTTGCGATTGAGCGGGGAGATGAAAACAGCGGGGTACTGACCTTTGAAGAAACATCGCTGACAGAGCAGCTAAGACCAGCTGAGGCGCGTGAGACGGGAACTGTCAGCTTTACAGAGCTGGGAAGACCGATTCCAGGTATCACGATTCGCATCGTCAATCATCAGCAGGAGCTTCTTCTAGAAGATCACATTGGCAGCGTGCAAATCAAAGGGCTAACGACAATGAAGGGCTATTACAAGAATGACGAAGCGAATCAAGAAGTATTTCAAACGGATGGCTGGTTTCACACGGGAGATTTAGGTTTCCTGCACGAAGGAAGGCTGACGTTAACCGGTAGAGAAAAAGACATGATCATCATCAACGGGAAAAATTATCACAACTATGAAATTGAAGCCATTGCAGAGGAAGTGCCAGGAGTAGAAACGAGCTTTGTGGCTGCTTGCTCCGTTCGGATGGAGGCTTCTGCATCCGATGAACTGATTCTCTTTTTTACACCGAAGCTATATGAGCCTTCTTATATCATGAGGGCAAGCCAGCACATCAAATCCCATATTGCAACAAAAATGGGTCTGTCTGCATGGCGCATTATTCCTGTCCAGAAGCATGCATTTCCGAAAACAAGCTCTGGCAAAATAGAAAGGGCGCAGCTCAAGACAAGATGGCAGGAAGGCGAATTCGATGAAATCATCAAGGAAATGGACATCAGACTAGAAAATGAACACACCTTGCCTGATTGGAGCTATCAAAAGGAGTGGACACCTGCTCCGCTTGATGCAGCTGAAAAGCAAATAACAGGGGACATTGTGATCTTTGCAGACGCATTAGGGCTGGCAGATCAATTGAGATCTCTTTCAAACAGCGAACAAACATGCATTACGGTTGAACCGGGTCAAGAATTCACACAACTCACTCATACTCACTTCATCATTCACCCGAATCGGCCGTCTGACTACGAACAACTCTTTGAGACGCTCCGTTCGTATGGCGTTTCGGTGAAACACATCATTCACCTTTGGAACTATACAAGCCAAGAAGACAAGCTTCATGTGGCCAAGGCGAAACAAGTACAGAAAACAGGCAGCATGAGTGCATTATTTTTAACAAAAGCGATTTCCGTCTATGAGGAACCTGTGGCGGTCACCTTTGTCTCAGCCCATGCGATGAATTTGCCGGAGGATCACACACATGATGTAGAAAAAGCGACGACAGTGGGACTGATGACAGCTGTTCAGCATGAATGGCCGTTTATCAAGGTAAAATGTCTTGATTTTTCTCTGACAAAATCGGCATCTAGTGATTCCCATGCATCAGCGATTATGGCAGAACTCACACATGACAAATACAGTCATGTTGCCGCTTATCGCGGGAGTGTTCGTTATATTCCTCTTTTGACACCTCTTCATCTGGAAAAGGAACAGAAGATGAAGAAACCGCCATTTGAAGCATCTGGGCTCTATGTGATGACAGGTGGGCTTGGCGGAATTGGGCGTATCCTCAGTGAACACCTGCTGAAATCTGATCAAGCACACCTCGTGTTGCTTGGGAGAAAGGAGCGAGAGGCTTTATCTGCGGAGCAGCAAGACATATTGACCTCACTCGAGAAACAGGCGAAAGACCATGGTGGCACCGTTCTTTATGAAAAAGTGGATATCACTGATGCGAAAGAGGTTGAAGCCCTCATCTCCAGGCAGGAGGTGGCTCGAGCCAAAAGGCTGGATGGCATCATTCATTTCGCTGGCATCATTCAAGAAGAGCTGCTTGCTGACATGACGTCCGTTTCTTTACATGACATGTACGCAGCAAAGGTATATGGAACGATTGCGCTTCATGAAGCTGCTTCCAAACGTCAAAACGTCTTATTCCTTTCTAGCTCGTCAGCACGTACGTTAAAGGGCGGTATGACCGTTGGCGCCTATTGCGCTGCTAATGAGTTCGTTGAACAATTTGCTCATTATCAGAAGCTGACATCTACAGTGAAGCCGTATTGCTTTAGTTTCAGCATGTGGGATGAGATCGGAATGAGCGAAGGCTCCATGATCAAAGGCATTTTAAAAGAAAGAGGCTATCTCCCGATTTCAAAGCAGGCAGGCTTCCAAACGATGCTGGCATGTTTGATGACAGATGCTTCACTCATTTATACGGGATTAGATCGGTCGAAGAAAGAGATTCAGGAGATGGTGCATGCTGAGATACAAAAAGAGCAAGCCATTTATGTCTTTTTCAAAACCGATCAAACAAAGGCGATTGAAGAACGGCTGTATCATTCCATTCATACGTGTTTACAGTCTCGTCTATCTGGTGAATACTCCGTGCATCTCTATCCTGAGGAATGTTGGAAAGAAACAGAAGACGGGGTGCCGGACGAAGCGTTTTTCAATGAATTAATAGAAGAAAGCGGACAGGATTCAGAGGACAGAGCACCTCAAACAGAGACGGAGAAACTTTTGGCACACATTTGGTCAGAGCTGCTCGATGTCTCAAATATCAGCTGCGGTGATCATTTCTTTCTACTGGGAGGTCATTCGCTCAAGGCAACGCAAATGCTGTCTGCGGTAAGACAAAGAACGGGATTTGACGTGCCGCTCGCTGTTCTTTTTGAACATACGAGACTTGGGGAATTAGCGGACTGGATCGATTCACATGCCAAAACGGATGAAGCGATTCCGATCAGAAAAATGGAAAAGGATCAGAAGATACCGATGTCCTACGCCCAGAAAAGACAATGGTTTCTCTATCAATTAGAGCCAGATCTGCCGTTTTACAATAATACGATTTCCTTTCGAATGAATGGACCTTTAGATGTGAAGATGCTTCATAGCAGTCTGCAGCATATGGTGCAAAGACATGAATCGCTCAGAACATCCTTTACAATGAGCGGAGATGAACCGGTACAGATCATTCATGAACATATGACCAATCCAGAGCTTGAGGTGGTGGATCTTTCAGACATAGCTTCACAGGAAGAAAAAGAACAAAAAGCAGCTGAATGGGCGAAAAGAGAGGCGGGCACACCGTTTCAATTAGAAAATGAAGCGCTCTTTAGAGTGAAGCTTATTCGGCTTTCGGCCACAGATCATGTGCTGCTGATGTCCATTCACCACATCGTGTCAGATGGATGGTCGATCGGCATTGCCGCGAGAGAGCTATCCGAATGGTATACAGCGATGATTGAAGGGCGAGAGCCTCACCTGCCGCCACTGCCTATTCAATATGCCGATTATGCGCTATGGCAGAAGGAGTATTTGACAGGAGAGACACTGCATAAGCAGCTTTCTTATTGGAAGGAGCAATTTGCGGCACCTGTGGAAGACTTGGTATTGCCGTATGACCATCCGCGTCCGGCCGTTCAATCCTACAGAGGAAAAACGAAAAAATACCGCTTGTCGAAGTCGTTGTCTGAGCAGCTCGCTGCACTTTCCAAGAAAACAGACAGCACACTTTATATGACCTTACTTTCTGCTTTCTCTACGCTTTTACATCGATTGTCTTCACAGGATGAGTTTGTGATTGGGTCGGTCATTGCTGGAAGAAATCGGACTGAGATGGAGCATTTGATCGGGTTTTTCGTGAATACATTGGCACTTCGGATCGACCATAGCGGGAATCCTGCATTTGCAGAGCTATTAGAGCGAGTGAAAGAGACAACAGTCGGCGCTTATGCGCATCAGGATGTGCCGTTTGAGATGGTGGTAGATGAACTGAACATTGTCCGTGATGCCAGTAAGCAGCCGCTGTTTCAGGTCATGTTCGTTCTGCAAAACTTACCGCTGGAAGCATCTCCAATGGGGGAGGCGACATCGGTTTTAGCCATTGAAGATAACGATACAGCTAAATTCGATCTATCCCTATTTGTTTTTGAAGGGGATGAGGGTCTTCAATTAAAACTTGAGTATGATGCGGACTTATTTTCTGAAGGCACGATGGATCGATTCCTTCGTTACTATGAGCATCTGCTCGAAAGTATTTGTGAAAATCCAGCGCAGCCGATCAGACAAATGAATTTCCTACCAGAAAAAGAGAAGCATCAATTGCTCTATGAATGGAGCGGCAAAACGGATCAACCAGCAGGCTCACTTCTGATTACGGAACGATTTGAAGCGCAAGTGAAAAAGACACCTCATGCCGTTGCTATCGAATCCCAGGGAGAGCAGTGGACGTATCGCGAGTTACAAGAGAAAGTCGATCGGCTTGCCGCCTATTTGCAGCAGCGTGGCGTCAACCCGCATGAACCAGTCGGGCTTTTGATCGACAGGTCGCCTGAAATGATTCTTGGGGTGCTGGCAATTGTGAAAGCTGGAGGAGCTTACGTGCCAATTGATCCTGAATATCCAGAATCACGCATTGATTATATGCTGAAGGATACAGGCATTCAGCTTTTGCTGACAAAAAACGAATGGCTGAAAAAGGTGTCGATCAGTCAAACCGAGCTCATTTGTCTTGACGAGGGGTATGAAGAGTTTTTATCAGAAGCTGAACTCATGTCCGCTGCCTTAAAACCTGATGGGCTTGCTTATATCAATTACACATCGGGATCGACTGGACAGCCAAAAGGGGTTCTGATCCCGCATCAAGCGGTCATCCGGCTTGTATGTGAAACGGATTATGTCACCCTTGATGAACATACGCGCATTTTACAAATCGCGAGCTTCTCTTTTGATGCCTTTACGTATGAAATATGGGGAGCCCTTCTGAACGGGGGAAGGCTGATACTCACCGAACGAAATACGATTTTATCAATGGATACGCTGGCTGATACGCTGAAATCTTATAAAATCACAACAGGATTTCTGACGGTGCCGCTGTTCAACCGGTTAACAGAGGAGCATCCTGAAGCCTTATCTGGATTCGATGCATTATTGGTCGGCGGAGATGCGCTCTCAGCCGCTCATATTCGTAAAGCACTGCCGTATTTGCCTGAAGGGCTTTTAAACGGCTATGGACCAACTGAAAACACGACATTCTCCTGTGTGCATCACATTCGGGCATTGGACGAAGGTCAGGCGACGGTTCCAATCGGCCAGCCAATCGCTTATTCACAAGCCTATGTATTAGATGACCAGCTGCAGCCAGTCCCGCAAGGCGTGATCGGTGAGATCTACGTTGGCGGAACAGGGCTTGCACTTGGTTACCTTGGAGATGAAGAAAAAACAACGCAATCATTTATCCCGCATCCTTTCCAAGAAGGAGCGCGTTTATATAAAACAGGTGATATGGGCCGCTGGCTGTCAAATGGCATCATCGACTGCCTTGGAAGAATCGATCATCAAGTGAAAATTCGCGGACACCGCGTAGAATGCGGAGAAATTGAAGCCGCTATGCTGAGCTTTGAAGACATCATAGAATGTGCGGTCATTCCGCATCAGCACGAGAGTGGTCATAAGCGGCTCATCGGTTATTTTGTTCAAAAAGGAGCATGGACCCAGCAGGCCATTCGCCAAGCATTAAAAGAAATGCTGCCAGATTATATGGTGCCAAGCCTATTGATGGAGCTGGATGAACTGCCGCTCACGCCAAACGGCAAGGTAGACCAAAAGCGTCTCCCGCCGCCAGAGTGGAGGCAGGAAGAAGTGGATACGCCAATTGACAGGGCAGCCAGTGAGGAAGAACGAGTGTTAGAAAAAGTGTGGTCTCAGCTGCTTGGTGCTCCTTCTATTGGTGTACATGATAACTACTTTGAGCTTGGCGGAGATTCCATTATTGTCATACAAATGGTGGCACGCTTAGCACAGGAAGGCTACACCATCCAGCCGAGAGATGTGTTTGAAAAGCAGACCATTTCACAGCTTGCCCGCGCCATGAAAAAGGCAGATGTCTCAGTGTCTTATGATCAGTCACCTATTACAGGAGATGTTCGTCTGCTTCCGATCCAATCTTGGTTCTTTGAGCAATCGATGACAAACCAAGATTATTGGAATCTATCGGCACATTTCGAATTCAAGCAGTCCGTGCCGCTAAAGCAGTTGACACAGGTTCTCTCAAAGCTTGTCGATCATCACGATATGCTGAGAGCGGCATATACAAAAGAGTCAGATGGCACGTGGATCCAAACGATTCGTGAGCCCGGCATCACCCCTTGTATCACATGCTTTGATTTGACGGATGTTTCTCAGGAGGAAGCGCTTGAACAAATCCGATTAGAGACAGGCGCTTGTCAAGGAACATTGTCATTAGAGCGAGGAGAAGTGATCAAGGTGATTCTTTTTCACACAAGTCATGACACATCAGAGCTTTTCATCGCTGCCCACCATCTCGTCATGGATGGAATATCGTGGCGCATTATACAGGAAGATGTATTAAATGGACTGAAGCAGCTTGCTGCGGGGCAGGACATAGTACTTGCAAAGAAAACCGCCTCCTATGAGCAGTGGGCAGATGCACTATATGAATATGCACAAACAGATCAATTACAAGAGCAGGCCTCTTTTTGGCAAAAGATCACGGATCAAGAGGAAGAGGGTTCCCCTTTTCACACGCCTGCGCTTTCTAATATAGAAGAACATGCAGATATCCTGTCTGTTCAATTGACGAAGGAACAAACCGACATTTTACTAAGGCAGGCATCTCAAACGTACCGAACAGAGGTAAACGATTTACTCTTATCAGGACTCACGCAAGCCGTTGGAAAGCCAATACTCATGACGTTAGAAGGGCATGGACGCGAGGATTTATTTGAACAGATGGATTTGTCACGGACAGTCGGCTGGTTTACAAGCTCTTATCCTATTTTTATTCCTTTTATCAAAACCGATATCGAAAGACAAATCAAAGACGTCAAAGAAACCTTAAGAGCAGTGCCGCAAAAGGGAATCGGCTATGGCTTACTTCAATACATGACAGAATCTCGTTTACTCAAAACGGCAGCGCCGCAGATGAGCTTTAATTACCTTGGACAGTTAGATCAGACAGATGGCGAGGTAAAGCTTTATTTAGCAGATGAACGAAATGGGTATGTACACGATCCGAAAGCAGAAAGGCAGCATTTGATTGATGTGTACGGATACGTTGTCAATGGACAGCTTCAAATGAATTTTATGATCAATCGAGAGCTGCTCCAGCATGAAGATGTGCGCCTGTTACCTGAGCGTTTCAAAGAAAAAATGGAGGACATTCTGACGCATTGTATAGAGGCAAGAGGCGGCTTTACACCATCTGATTTCCCAATGGTTCAGCTCACGCAAAAGCAAATAGACGAGCTTCCAGACAATGTGGTCGATGTGTATCCACTGTCTCCAATGCAGCAAGGGATGCTGTTTCATGCACTGTTAGATCAAGCGTCACAAGCTTACTTTGGTCAGGTGCATATGACGCTCGAAGGCTTAACGGACGGCAAGGCCTATGAACAAGCATGGAATCTCCTTGTAGAACGTCATTCAATTTTGCGGACAAGATTCGCTTGGGAAGGGTTAAAGGAGCCTGTCCAGTTGATTCAATCAGAAGGAAGCATTCATCTCACTCAGCACGATGTGCGCCACCTGAGTGAAACGGATCGGAAGGAGACCATTGAACACTATTTAGTATCCGATCGTTCAAAGGATTTCGATTTAGAACATATTGATGAACCGCTCATTCGCATTGCTTTATTCCATTGTGATGAGAAAAAATGCACGTTTGTCTTTAGCTTTCATCACATTTTAATAGATGGCTGGAGCTTGTTCAGCTTTATTGAAGAATCCTTTGCGCTGTATCGTTCTCTTGTGGACGAACGAGAGATCAGCCTTCCTGCTGTACGTCCATATAAAGATTTTATTGAGTGGCTGCAAAAGCAGGATCAAGGGAAGGCGCATGCGTTTTGGAAACATTATATGTCAGGGGTAGAGGAAGCAACACCGCTTCCTGGAGACGGCGAGCATGCTTCGGATCAAGAAGCAGGTATCACGCAGGTCAGCGTCAAACTGACGCCCCAGATGCAGCGGAAGCTGGAAGAAATGACAGGCACGCAGAAGGTCACGATGAGCACACTGATACAGTCAGCGTGGGGACTGCTCCTGCACCTTCATTCAGGCTCAGAGGATGTCATATTTGGTGTGACAGTGTCTGGCCGGCCAGCGGACTTACCAGAGGTGGAAAGCATGACAGGGCTCTTTATTAACACATTGCCGCTCCGTTTGCCGATTGCACCAGACTGGACCATCGCCCGCCTGCTGGCACATACGCAGGAAACCGTTTTTCACATGCGGGAATTTGAGTATACGGTGCTGCCAGATATTCAGCAGATGACCGATATCCCAAGTGGAGAATCATTGTTTGACAGCATTGTCGTGTTTGAAAACTATCCGATTGAATCCATTGAGCCGTATGGCGTACGCATCTTAGACATCGCAAGCCATGAAGAAACGAATTATGACTTAACCCTTGTGGCTGTCCCGGGAGATACGCTGGAGCTTCGGGTCACATACCGTTTAAATCAATATACAGAAAAGCAAATACAGACGCTGATGCAGCAGCTGATTCACACACTTGAAGCCATGACAGAACAAGTGGAGACACCCCTCTCTTCCTTCACGATCGTGACAAATGAAGAAAAAGAACGGATGATCAGCGATTGGGCGAGAAACGCACAAGTCAGCGTGCTGTACCCAGACCAAGAAGAGGTTTACTCAGGTGTGCATGATCCTTCCTGTGAAACGGACATTTATGTCCTGAGTGAAGAGCATCAGCTCATGCCGATAGGCTTTCCTGGAGATATCTTTATCGGCGCAAAGGATATCAAAGCACTTTGTGGGGAGCTTGCTGATTGGATGGAGACGCATAAAATTCCGCATCCATTCAAACATCAAACAGGCGAATACCTCTATCCGACAGGGGATGTCGGCGTTTGGACTGAAAAAAGCAAGATTCAGATTTTGGATTGGATGTAG